Proteins from a single region of Haloplanus sp. GDY1:
- a CDS encoding SDR family oxidoreductase translates to MEQRTPSKVLVAGASGRTGREVLSELAGRPVDVRAMTRSADNRESLVADGADEVVVGDLLNPTDVQNALEGCDAVLCAAGSSLTTGLTRPSRRVDGDGVVNLVEAAAREGVHTFVLQSSIGVGTSRLGMPLWARSVMLRWAVKEKAYAERALRESGLGYVIFRPGWMNDDPATGDVLVAEGSEKMTGSIPRADVARLMVAALYTPEAIDRTFEVVARKDAEKVATPTLVDVEWNQQTGLKETTVKA, encoded by the coding sequence ATGGAGCAACGAACCCCATCGAAAGTACTTGTCGCCGGAGCAAGTGGCAGAACTGGCCGTGAGGTTCTCAGTGAGCTGGCCGGTCGACCAGTCGACGTTCGAGCGATGACTCGGTCGGCAGACAATCGCGAGTCGCTGGTGGCCGACGGCGCTGACGAGGTCGTCGTCGGGGACCTGTTGAACCCGACGGACGTGCAGAACGCGCTCGAAGGCTGTGATGCAGTCCTGTGCGCTGCAGGGTCGAGCCTGACTACTGGGCTCACTCGACCCAGCCGCAGGGTCGACGGGGACGGTGTGGTGAACCTCGTCGAAGCAGCCGCTCGTGAAGGCGTCCACACCTTTGTCCTGCAGAGTTCGATCGGCGTTGGTACGTCTCGTCTGGGAATGCCGCTCTGGGCTCGGTCGGTCATGCTCCGCTGGGCAGTCAAAGAAAAAGCCTATGCGGAACGAGCACTTCGCGAATCGGGACTCGGGTACGTGATTTTCCGTCCCGGATGGATGAACGACGATCCAGCGACAGGGGACGTCCTCGTCGCGGAGGGCTCGGAGAAGATGACTGGATCAATTCCGAGAGCGGACGTCGCCCGTCTCATGGTCGCGGCGCTGTACACGCCCGAGGCGATTGATCGAACGTTCGAAGTCGTCGCCCGAAAGGACGCGGAGAAGG
- a CDS encoding winged helix-turn-helix transcriptional regulator: MRPTDELGPRHSPPEYPGAPARIDSTAVIEEYAYLLEGVPSIERAPEQLHGTVSTLLKLLASAHAMSLLYYFSRKQQPIRFTELAQATNASPKVLSQRLKELVESGLVTRHSYDESPPRVEYELTAMARELAPAFQFLYAWAARHDRVLSDVGSTENEATRSDHRRVCRCR, encoded by the coding sequence ATGAGACCGACAGACGAGTTGGGTCCTCGTCACTCTCCGCCCGAATACCCGGGGGCACCCGCACGCATAGATTCGACTGCGGTGATAGAGGAGTATGCCTATCTACTCGAAGGAGTACCATCCATTGAGAGGGCACCGGAGCAACTCCATGGGACAGTCAGTACCCTCCTCAAACTGCTCGCCAGTGCACACGCGATGTCACTCCTGTATTATTTCTCACGCAAACAGCAACCGATTCGATTCACAGAACTGGCGCAGGCAACCAACGCCTCACCGAAAGTCCTCTCACAACGACTGAAGGAACTTGTTGAATCGGGGCTCGTAACTCGGCATTCGTACGATGAGAGCCCGCCTCGCGTCGAGTACGAACTGACAGCCATGGCAAGGGAACTTGCCCCCGCGTTCCAATTCCTCTACGCCTGGGCAGCACGCCACGATCGCGTCCTCTCGGACGTGGGATCCACCGAAAACGAGGCGACGCGTTCGGATCATCGCCGCGTCTGTCGGTGCCGGTGA
- a CDS encoding NAD(P)-dependent alcohol dehydrogenase: MRGTPFLVRLIYGGYRRPKFPTPGVDIAGRIEAVGRDVTDFKPGDEVLADLSEHGFGGFVEYVCVPATALVSKPATVPFEAAAAAPTSAVAALQALRDAGGLQAGEHVLINGASGGVGTFAVQIAKHLGAEVTGVCSTAKMELVRSIGADHVIDYTETDVTTAGVEYDLILDTAGSHSMSAYRRALTPTGRYVMVGGPTERFLRALILGPVLSMPGNRKFGGFNLTVNRDDLAFVTELLESGDLTPVMDRRYELREVPEAIRYVEDGRAKGTVVITSEETI, translated from the coding sequence ATGCGCGGAACGCCGTTCCTCGTCCGGCTCATCTACGGCGGCTATCGCCGTCCGAAGTTCCCGACCCCAGGCGTCGACATCGCGGGTCGAATCGAAGCAGTCGGCCGGGACGTCACCGACTTCAAGCCGGGCGACGAGGTTCTCGCGGACCTCTCTGAACACGGGTTCGGTGGGTTTGTCGAGTACGTCTGCGTGCCGGCGACGGCACTCGTCTCGAAGCCGGCCACGGTCCCGTTCGAGGCCGCAGCGGCGGCCCCGACGTCGGCCGTCGCCGCCCTCCAGGCGCTCCGCGATGCCGGGGGGCTCCAAGCCGGCGAACACGTCCTGATCAATGGGGCGTCCGGCGGTGTGGGGACGTTCGCAGTGCAGATCGCAAAACACCTCGGAGCCGAAGTCACCGGGGTCTGTAGTACCGCGAAGATGGAACTGGTCCGCTCGATCGGCGCCGACCACGTCATCGATTACACCGAGACTGACGTCACCACTGCAGGAGTGGAGTACGACCTCATCCTCGATACGGCGGGCTCCCATTCGATGAGCGCCTACCGGCGTGCGCTCACCCCGACGGGACGGTACGTCATGGTGGGCGGGCCGACCGAGCGATTCCTGCGGGCGCTGATCCTCGGTCCAGTGCTCTCGATGCCTGGCAACCGAAAATTCGGAGGCTTCAATCTAACGGTCAATCGTGACGATTTGGCGTTCGTGACGGAGCTGCTTGAATCCGGTGACCTCACGCCCGTTATGGATAGACGATACGAACTGCGTGAAGTTCCCGAGGCTATCCGATACGTCGAGGACGGTCGCGCGAAGGGAACGGTCGTAATCACATCGGAAGAGACCATCTGA